In Macadamia integrifolia cultivar HAES 741 chromosome 13, SCU_Mint_v3, whole genome shotgun sequence, one DNA window encodes the following:
- the LOC122058645 gene encoding persulfide dioxygenase ETHE1 homolog, mitochondrial has translation MIRVQLLRFCVSPSNLFVQSTKNPALPLLLRASKKLNNVRSQVRGFSSSFGSQSSKLLFRQLFEKESFTYTYLLADVAHPEKPAVLIDPVDEMVDRDMTLVNELGLKLIYAMNTHVHADHVTGTGLLKGKIPGLKSIISKASNSKADLLIEHGDKIYFGNLFLEVRATPGHTLGCVTYVTGDGPDQPQPRMAFTGDALLIRGCGRTDFQGGSSNQLYNSVHSQLFTLPKDTLVYPAHDYRGFTVSTVGEEMVYNPRLSKDEETFKNIMENLNLAYPKMIDVAVPANMVCGLQDPMNKPSEAVSS, from the exons ATGATTCGAGTTCAACTCCTTCGCTTTTGTGTATCTCCTTCCAATCTCTTCGTTCAATCTACCAAAAACCCAGCATTACCTCTTCTGTTGCGGGCGTCGAAGAAATTAAATAATGTGAGATCGCAGGTGAGGGGTTTCAGTTCCTCTTTCGGTTCTCAATCTTCGAAACTTTTGTTTCGTCAGCTCTTTGAGAAGGAATCTTTCACCTATACTTACTTGCTCGCCGATGTCGCTCACCCTGAAAAACCTGCTGTG TTGATTGACCCAGTAGACGAAATGGTGGACAGAGACATGACTCTTGTTAACGAGTTGGGGTTGAAGCTCATTTATGCTATGAATACCCATGTTCATGCTGATCATGTCACAGGAACTGGCCTTCTAAAG GGTAAGATTCCAGGGCTGAAATCGATTATTTCAAAAGCAAGCAATTCAAAAGCAGATCTTTTGATTGAACATGGTGATAAAATATACTTCGGAAATCTTTTTCTGGAG GTCCGTGCTACACCAGGTCATACTTTGGGTTGTGTTACTTATGTTACTGGTGATGGGCCTGATCAGCCTCAACCTAGGATGGCTTTTACTGGCGATGCCTTATTGATACGTGGATGTGGAAGGACAGATTTTCAG GGTGGAAGCTCAAATCAGCTCTACAATTCAGTTCATTCACAG TTATTCACTTTGCCCAAAGATACATTGGTTTATCCTGCTCATGACTACAGAGGATTCACG GTTTCTACTGTGGGAGAGGAGATGGTCTATAATCCTCGTCTATCGAAGGATGAG GAAACATTCAAGAATATCATGGAAA ATTTGAACCTCGCATATCCCAAGATGATAGATGTGGCGGTCCCTGCCAATATGGTCTGTGGGTTGCAAGATCCAATGAACAAGCCATCTGAGGCTGTGTCCAGCTAG
- the LOC122058881 gene encoding aspartic proteinase nepenthesin-1-like: MEEERVRKKTRAISVNKEEEEEEEGMVFREIFPLFLLSICFCAFVAATARPGLNAFNSNDSVLVGVEFPDHQGFNSVSSSADTGCHLSRTKRTSAKLSEAAMPEEKEDEEDDADGYVVGGEEAHKGSLKLQLKHRSTTQRAQTGKKESVTEFTSRDLTRIHTLHRRIREKKNQNMLARLSAEKQPPPVLKQVSAPTGAPESITDDSTGSLVATLESGVTLGSGEYFMDVFVGTPPKHFSLILDTGSDLNWIQCLPCHDCFEQNGPFYNPQESSSFHDISCHDPRCQLVSSPDPPQPCKAENQSCPYFYWYGDLSNTTGDFAVETFTVNLTSPAGKSEFQKVENVMFGCGHWNRGLFHGAAGLLGLGRGPLSFSSQLRSLYGHTFSYCLVDRNSDMSVSSKLIFGEDKSLMSHPNLNFTSLVSGKENPVDTFYYIQIKSIMVGGEVLKIPEETWKLSSEGAGGTIIDSGTTLSYFADPAYQIIKEAFAEKVKGYPAVKDLPVLDLCYNVSGVEKLELPEFAILFGDGALWDFPVENYFIRLDPEEIVCLAILGAPPSSLSILGNYQQQNFHILYDTKKSRLGFAPMKCSDI, encoded by the exons ATGGAGGAGGAAAGAGTGAGGAAGAAGACCag GGCGATCTCtgtaaacaaagaagaagaagaagaagaagaaggcatgGTTTTTCGCGAGATTTTTccattgtttcttctttctatcTGCTTCTGCGCTTTTGTTGCCGCTACTGCACGTCCCGGCCTCAACGCGTTCAATTCCAATGATTCTGTACTTGTTGGGGTAGAGTTTCCTGATCACCAAGGCTTCAATTCAGTTTCTTCTTCGGCCGATACTGGATGTCATCTATCACGGACGAAGAGAACTTCTGCTAAACTCTCAGAAGCAGCCATGccggaagaaaaagaagatgaagaagatgatgctgATGGGTATGTGGTAGGAGGCGAAGAAGCCCATAAAGGGTCTCTGAAGCTTCAACTCAAACACAGATCAACTACACAAAGAGCCCAGACAGGAAAGAAGGAATCAGTCACTGAATTTACCTCCAGAGACCTCACCAGAATCCATACACTTCACAGGAGgatcagagagaagaagaaCCAAAACATGCTCGCAAGATTATCGGCCGAGAAGCAGCCACCGCCGGTGCTTAAACAGGTTTCTGCACCAACGGGGGCACCGGAATCTATTACAGATGATTCTACCGGCAGCCTTGTGGCCACTCTAGAATCTGGGGTCACCCTCGGATCGGGTGAGTACTTCATGGATGTTTTTGTGGGTACCCCTCCAAAGCATTTCTCTTTGATACTTGATACTGGGAGTGATCTCAATTGGATACAATGTCTTCCCTGCCATGACTGCTTTGAGCAGAACGGCCCCTTTTATAATCCACAAGAGTCTTCTTCGTTTCACGATATAAGCTGCCATGATCCTAGGTGTCAACTGGTATCCTCCCCTGATCCTCCACAGCCCTGCAAAGCTGAGAACCAGAGCTGCCCTTACTTCTATTGGTATGGTGACCTCTCCAACACTACCGGAGATTTCGCGGTCGAGACCTTCACTGTCAATCTCACTTCGCCTGCCGGGAAGTCTGAATTCCAGAAGGTTGAGAATGTCATGTTTGGATGTGGGCATTGGAACAGAGGCCTCTTTCATGGAGCAGCTGGATTACTAGGACTTGGCAGGGgccctctctcattctcttctcaGCTTAGATCACTCTACGGACACACTTTCTCCTACTGTCTTGTGGATAGGAATAGTGACATGAGTGTGAGCAGCAAATTGATATTTGGGGAAGACAAGTCTCTCATGAGCCATCCCAATTTGAATTTCACTTCATTGGTGTCTGGAAAAGAAAACCCGGTTGATACATTCTACTATATTCAGATAAAATCAATCATGGTCGGTGGAGAAGTCTTGAAAATCCCAGAGGAGACATGGAAGTTGTCGTCGGAGGGCGCTGGAGGAACCATCATCGATTCTGGCACAACTCTTAGTTACTTTGCCGACCCTGCATATCAGATAATTAAAGAGGCATTTGCAGAGAAAGTGAAGGGATACCCTGCAGTGAAGGATTTACCTGTGTTGGATCTTTGCTACAATGTGTCTGGAGTGGAGAAATTAGAGCTGCCTGAATTCGCAATTCTGTTTGGAGATGGAGCTTTATGGGATTTCCCAGTTGAGAATTACTTCATCCGACTTGACCCTGAGGAGATTGTTTGTTTAGCCATTTTGggtgctccaccttcttctctttcaataTTGGGGAACTACCAGCAACAGA